The following proteins are co-located in the Spea bombifrons isolate aSpeBom1 chromosome 3, aSpeBom1.2.pri, whole genome shotgun sequence genome:
- the MIA3 gene encoding transport and Golgi organization protein 1 homolog isoform X1, producing the protein MVSFENESLPPAQSEVKPVTPEEEVNVAVDVGHATSLKPEKDILTSWGDTFFAIVSGGEHTREVTDLDGTDSEEENEDDFISESSELEDENVYLIGMEKDSIGQNKNMEYLNNNEDFFLTKEDYERSPEETVSDIKDEESLKIDEKLNSTSADEINLLSNDSALSVLENDAEPELLKENQDLFNHPLGKPEETEAVDEGGKEDEEPLSKDEAVPGNIDGKDGENDAYQELKNELGKALQDMENVTDTVESEVEKDQLPGSSHTEDDQLSANTIDSRLENSDLPSADSEKKEVAEEEGLTINQDSVSTEVPEDKSINAFSEELPDESENVKSEEPLVGSKEEEKNSVRVETDSADPLLLNDDKHSNDERSTDELPNTPQNTESESPTSEQEKTAESEFVQAEASPSKASDENTGTEEISLNKESDENVNVPSSSVETNPSPQTEADLESKSTEAENASNAESEQKKSDNDPKSESEDLKRSLNVANVTTEPEQGHGDEVSANVEEPLGSKLTDEEREEKEDLDEEQGLLEDENAKKAMQSRTLQELSSSAQEENEPAQGAVVGNADPENKVPMQDTTGGNGIPERKEVETGGETEYSKTEDVGEVQRGGNHNPERKEVETGGETEYSKTEDVGEVQRGGNNNPERKEVEADGENQYSKTEDVGEVRDPLENEGKLSENDLHDADHFKKTMEIIPEKVEIPDQETTESPIIPDEKRQEHTSEHENSKEETLPDDPMSVGNKTEEPETEEPSYIKSITELSIMREHLDENSIEQFNKYLTSENVFRVEAMFQDMETELKLARAENVRQDYIDKALDQILESSETSILDFIERILDAREVSDEDMLATEKQMFDEEAMLLEDIQEVAYRLRQKYSTYGDSSFLAPEHEVPEPAEKAQEEDKPQSNNDNNIGQDAPETPELAPQSDPEPAPQPDPEPAPQPDSELTTQPDTEDGEVDAVNVPNQPLEPPFKVEEVETENAGPLQTSQAPEDSVIPEETKSDGKEEPATDTVLEDEVEAEKKNEEITKYVTQIVSSMGDALLTTRQSLGPVAGALISALPEDLRPGEDFHGVQWEAVIVTALVGIITLLIFFWRTCLSVKSRIYQVNEKQLAEKIANLIKEKSEALEKISEYERKIKEAKETETTAQKKSSSLLTEAEALRVTVKELKNNNKALDSKMKTLMNELECQKQENKKKQEMVFDNQKSVKQLEEQLEQHTAELSELQLALNEAKLKEHKARSDLRSVQEENTRLKERKEQLLKEAEGWSERQRELDEQIQLQQKSHKDLEEALAYKENEIEVLTNCIMQLKQLEEDSARDDNREAEGDGELANGELPDKRKEKMKNQIKQMMDVSRVKTTLSIIEEEKDLYQRKLCDEVSARHELEEQIKQLQHDGSTLESDKNRLDSECRTLRQKVEILTELYQQKEMALHKKLTQEEYERQEKEQKLSVADEKAILAGEEVKIYKQRIQEMEEELQKTEKSYKNQIAGHEKKAHENWLIARTAERTLAEEKRECANLRQKLIEVNQRVAALQRPSIVKPTPGRPDHQPPLRRGAVSRDGSFGPSPVSGGAPSPPMMMEAPGRSASANLSRSDSLKGDSGIMDAPPGPRRPPSDVSGRTSAPVDLGHSALNAGPRTSSPAISADGMPNESESSSMPANPPSKEAAEVVSGARGPPSFPGTPVMNSPAAAPLMSQPPARLIGQPPPRGQYGPRPLPPQQLRGPSPGMRDFPPRPLLPPGAIPPDPRSFARAPLGPREYPPGPAPFPGTRDYPIPPPGARDFPPGPPPPGARDFPPGPPPPGAQDFPPGPPPPGARDFPPGPPPPGARDFPPGPPPPGAWDFPRGPPPPGVRDFPPILPPPGSREFLPGPPPGAREFLAGPPHLGPRVFRGGPAPLGSRENIPDFPHGVRDFVQGPTPMGARDFPPGSHPGSFQGPSVPELRPLAPGQHQHPQTDNEATDNHKP; encoded by the exons ATGGTTTCGTTCGAGAACGAATCCCTGCCTCCCGCCCAATCAGAAGTAAAGCCGGTGACGCCCGAAGAAGAGGTTAACGTGGCTGTAGACGTAGGGCATGCTACATCCCTTAAACCAGAAAAAGACATACTGACTAGCTGGGGGGACACTTTCTTCGCCATCGTAAGCGGTGGGGAACATACAAGAGAAGTCACCGATCTGGATGGAACTGACTCAGAAGAGGAAAACGAGGATGACTTCATTTCTGAAAGCTCTGAATTGGAAGACGAAAACGTCTACTTAATTGGCATGGAAAAAGACAGTAtaggacaaaataaaaatatggagtACCTAAACAATAATGAAGATTTCTTCTTGACCAAGGAAGACTATGAACGATCACCAGAAGAAACCGTGTCCGACATTAAAGATGAAGAATCGTTGAAAATCGATGAAAAGCTGAATTCCACGTCTGCAGATGAGATTAATCTTCTTTCTAATGACTCTGCGCTGTCTGTTTTAGAGAATGATGCTGAACCCGAGTTACTTAAAGAAAACCAAGACCTGTTCAACCATCCCCTTGGGAAGCCAGAAGAAACCGAAGCTGTGGATGAAGGAGGCAAAGAGGATGAGGAACCTTTATCAAAGGATGAAGCGGTTCCTGGCAATATTGATGGGAAAGACGGTGAAAATGATGCGTATCAAGAGCTGAAGAATGAACTAGGGAAGGCTTTGCAGGACATGGAAAATGTCACCGATACTGTGGAAAGTGAGGTGGAAAAAGACCAGCTTCCGGGAAGCTCACATACAGAAGATGACCAGCTATCTGCGAACACGATAGATTCTCGGTTGGAGAATTCAGATCTACCTTCTGCGGACTCGGAGAAAAAAGAAGTCGCGGAAGAGGAGGGATTGACTATAAATCAGGATTCTGTGAGCACAGAAGTTCCAGAAGATAAGTCGATAAACGCGTTTTCTGAGGAGTTACCAGATGAGTCGGAAAATGTAAAGTCAGAAGAGCCCCTCGTAGGAAGtaaggaggaggaaaaaaactcGGTCAGGGTAGAAACAGACTCAGCGGACCCATTGTTATTAAATGACGACAAACATAGTAATGATGAACGTTCTACAGATGAACTGCCAAACACGCCCCAGAACACCGAGTCAGAAAGTCCCACTTCCGAGCAGGAAAAAACTGCCGAAAGTGAATTTGTGCAAGCAGAAGCGTCTCCAAGCAAAGCATCCGACGAAAACACCGGAACAGAAGAGATTTCTTTAAACAAGGAATCAGATGAAAATGTGAACGTGCCTTCGTCTTCTGTAGAAACCAACCCGTCTCCCCAAACCGAGGCCGATTTAGAATCCAAATCTACGGAAGCCGAGAATGCCAGCAACGCTGAATCAGAGCAAAAGAAATCGGATAACGACCCAAAATCAGAATCAGAAGACCTTAAACGTTCGCTTAATGTAGCTAATGTTACAACAGAACCCGAGCAAGGCCACGGAGATGAAGTGTCCGCAAATGTAGAAGAACCTCTTGGTTCGAAATTAACCGATGAggaaagagaagagaaagaagatcTAGATGAGGAACAGGGGTTGCTTGAAGATGAAAACGCTAAAAAGGCAATGCAATCCAGAACGCTTCAAGAACTGAGTAGTTCTGCTCAAGAAGAAAATGAGCCGGCACAGGGGGCAGTGGTTGGAAATGCAGATCCAGAAAATAAAGTCCCCATGCAGGACACAACCGGTGGAAACGGTATCCCTGAGAGAAAAGAAGTGGAGACTGGTGGAGAAACCGAATATTCAAAGACCGAAGATGTAGGAGAAGTTCAAAGAGGTGGAAACCATAATCCTGAGAGAAAAGAAGTGGAGACTGGTGGAGAAACCGAATATTCAAAGACAGAAGATGTAGGAGAAGTTCAAAGAGGTGGAAACAATAATCCTGAGAGAAAAGAAGTGGAGGCTGATGGAGAAAACCAATATTCAAAGACAGAAGATGTAGGAGAAGTTCGAGATCCTTTAGAAAATGAGGGCAAATTGAGTGAAAATGACCTTCACGATGCTGACCATTtcaaaaaaacaatggaaattATTCCAGAAAAGGTGGAAATTCCAGATCAAGAAACCACAGAAAGTCCTATTATACCTGATGAAAAAAGACAGGAACATACCTCAGAACACGAAAACAGTAAGGAGGAAACACTTCCTGATGATCCCATGTCTGTGGGAAACAAAACAGAAGAACCAGAAACAGAAGAACCgtcttatattaaaagtatCACAGAGCTTTCTATTATGAGGGAGCACCTGGATGAAAACAGCATTGAACAGTTTAATAAATACCTTACTTCCGAGAACGTCTTCAGAGTGGAAGCCATGTTTCAGGACATGGAAACCGAGCTGAAACTTGCGCGTGCGGAAAACGTGCGACAAGATTATATCGACAAAGCCCTGGATCAGATATTGGAATCCTCAGAAACGAGCATTCTGGATTTCATTGAAAGAATCTTGGACGCCAGGGAGGTCAGCGACGAGGACATGCTGGCAACGGAAAAGCAGATGTTTGACGAAGAAGCCATGCTTTTGGAGGATATCCAAGAAGTGGCTTATAGGCTAAGGCAAAAATATTCAACGTACGGCGACAGCTCTTTCCTCGCTCCGGAACATGAAGTTCCAGAACCGGCTGAAAAGGCACAGGAGGAAG ATAAACCGCAAAGCAATAATGATAACAACATCGGCCAAGACGCTCCAGAGACCCCTGAGCTGGCTCCTCAATCGGACCCCGAGCCAGCTCCTCAGCCAGACCCCGAGCCGGCTCCACAACCAGACTCCGAGCTGACGACTCAACCGGACACTGAAGACGGAGAGGTGGATGCAGTGAATGTTCCAAACCAGCCCTTAGAACCCCCTTTTAAAGTGGAAGAAGTGGAGACGGAGAACGCCGGCCCTCTGCAGACCTCCCAGGCACCCGAGGATTCAGTTATTCCTGAAGAAACAAAATCTGATGGCAAGGAAGAGCCTGCTACAG aCACTGTGTTGGAAGATGAAGTCGAGGCAGAGAAGAAGAATGAGGAAATTACGAAGTATGTAACGCAAATTGTGTCATCCATGGGCGACGCTCTGCTAACCACGAGACAATCTCTGGGTCCTGTCGCTGGAGCG CTTATTTCTGCGCTGCCAGAAGACCTCCGGCCCGGTGAGGATTTCCACGGCGTTCAGTGGGAAGCGGTGATCGTAACCGCCTTGGTTGGAATCATCACACTTTTGATCTTCTTTTGGAGAACCTGCCTCTCG GTAAAAAGCAGAATTTATCAAG TGAACGAAAAGCAACTTGCTGAGAAAATCGCCAATCTGATAAAAGAAAAGAGCGAGGCTTTAGAAAAGATTTCCGAGTATGAGCGAAAG ATTAAGGAAGCGAAGGAAACGGAGACCACGGCCCAGAAGAAAAGTAGCAGCCTCTTAACGGAAGCCGAAGCACTGAGG GTGACCGTAAAGGAGCTAAAGAATAACAACAAAGCCTTGGATTCCAAAATGAAGACCTTAATGAATGAGCTGGAATGTCAAAAACaagagaacaagaagaagcaggAGATG gtCTTCGACAACCAGAAATCCGTGAAGCAGCTGGAAGAACAGCTTGAGCAGCACACAGCCGAGCTGTCAGAG CTCCAGTTGGCTTTAAACGAAGCCAAGCTAAAGGAACATAAAGCGCGATCAGATCTGCGCAGCGTGCAGGAGGAGAACACGAGGCTGAAGGAAAGGAAGGAACAG CTATTGAAGGAAGCCGAGGGCTGGAGCGAGAGGCAGCGGGAGCTCGATGAACAGATACAACTACAGCAGAAATCCCACAAAGACCTGGAGGAAGCTCTGGCCTACAAAGAAAACGAGATTGAG GTTCTGACAAATTGCATCATGCAGTTGAAGCAGTTGGAGGAGGACTCTGCGAGGGATGATAACCGGGAAGCGGAAGGAGATGGAGAGCTGGCCAACGGAGAACTTCCAG ATAAACGcaaagagaagatgaagaatcaGATTAAGCAGATGATGGATGTCTCGCGG GTAAAAACAACCCTGTCTATAATCGAGGAAGAAAAAGATCTCTACCAAAGAAAACTGTGTGATGAAGTTTCTGCCCGCCATGAGTTGGAAG AGCAAATTAAGCAACTTCAGCACGACGGCAGCACCTTGGAGTCCGACAAGAATCGCCTGGACAGTGAGTGCCGGACCCTGCGTCAGAAAGTGGAGATTCTCACCGAGCTGTATCAGCAGAAGGAGATGGCGTTGCACAA GAAACTTACCCAGGAGGAGTACGAGCGCCAAGAAAAGGAGCAGAAGCTGTCCGTGGCCGATGAAAAGGCTATTCTGGCCGGGGAAGAAGTGAAGATCTACAA GCAGAGAATTCAGGAAATGGAAGAGGAATTGCAGAAAACGGAGAAATCTTATAAGAACCAG ATTGCCGGCCATGAGAAGAAGGCACACGAGAACTGG CTCATCGCCCGGACCGCAGAAAGAACTTTGGCTGAAGAGAAAAGAGAGTGTGCAAATCTGAGACAAAA ACTAATTGAAGTAAACCAAAGAGTAGCAGCCCTCCAGAGACCATCCATTGTAAAGCCCACTCCAGGAAGACCAGACCACCAGCCTCCTCTGCGGCGAG GTGCCGTGAGCAGGGATGGCTCGTTTGGTCCTTCGCCCGTAAGCGGAGGGGCTCCGTCTCCTCCCATGATGATGGAGGCGCCTGGCCGGTCAGCATCCGCCAACCTCAGCCGATCGGATTCTCTCAAAGGAGACTCGG gtaTAATGGATGCCCCTCCGGGTCCCAGACGCCCTCCTTCTGACGTATCCGGAAGAACATCTGCTCCCG TGGATCTTGGTCACTCTGCACTGAACGCCGGACCCAGAACCTCCTCGCCTGCAATTAGCGCAGATGGAATG cccaatgAGTCTGAGTCGTCCAGTATGCCTGCTAATCCTCCGTCTAAGGAAGCTGCCGAG GTCGTCTCAGGAGCCAGAGGGCCACCTTCGTTTCCCGGAACACCTGTAATGAACTCACCTGCGGCGGCTCCTCTGATGTCACAGCCTCCTGCTCGTTTGATTGGTCAGCCTCCTCCCAGAGGGCAATATGGACCCCGACCCCTGCCTCCGCAGCAAT TACGTGGACCCTCACCAGGAATGAGAGATTTCCCTCCAAGACCCTTGTTACCACCTGGCGCAATTCCACCTGATCCTAGGAGCTTTGCCCGTGCACCCCTTGGCCCTAGGGAGTATCCCCCGGGTCCTGCTCCATTTCCTGGTACCAGGGATTATCCTATTCCACCCCCGGGAGCTCGGGACTTCCCGCCGGGACCTCCACCCCCGGGAGCTCGGGACTTCCCGCCGGGACCTCCACCACCTGGCGCTCAGGACTTCCCGCCGGGACCTCCACCCCCGGGAGCTCGAGACTTCCCACCGGGACCTCCACCCCCGGGAGCTCGAGACTTCCCGCCGGGACCTCCACCCCCGGGAGCATGGGACTTCCCACGTGGACCTCCTCCCCCAGGAGTAAGGGATTTCCCACCAATACTGCCGCCTCCAGGAAGTAGAGAATTTCTGCCAGGACCCCCTCCTGGAGCTAGAGAATTCTTAGCTGGCCCACCTCATCTAGGACCCAGAGTTTTCCGAGGAGGACCTGCTCCACTTGGCTCTAGAGAGAACATACCAGACTTTCCTCATGGAGTAAGAGACTTTGTGCAAGGTCCTACACCTATGGGTGCCAGGGACTTCCCTCCAGGGTCCCATCCTGGATCTTTTCAAGGCCCATCAGTGCCAGAACTGCGACCGCTCGCCCCAGGACAACATCAACACCCACAGACAGACAATGAAGCTACGGACAACCATAAACCTTAG